Part of the Leucobacter insecticola genome is shown below.
TCCCGAATCGGAGGAAGAGCGCCTGAACGGTCTTACCTCAGGCGGAGACGATGCCATGGTCAAGCCCTTCGCCCCGGAAGAGCTTGTTGCGCGCCTGCGTGGGCTCGTGCGCCGCGCACAGGTTTCGAAGGCTTCGCACCCAGGATTGCACGATCCCGTGTTGCGAGTTGGTGACCTCACGCTGAACGAAGACAGTTACGAGGTTGAGCGTTCCGGTCGACCCATTCCAGTCACAAACACAGAGTTCGAGCTGCTTCGCTACCTCATGCGCAACCCGGGACGCGTCCTCTCCAAGACACAGGTCCTCGACCGCGTATGGGCGTACGACTTCACGGGCAAGTCGACGGTGGTTGAACTCTATGTGTCATACCTGCGGAAGAAGATCGACAGCGACTTCGACCCGATGCTGCATACCGTGCGTGGCGCGGGATACATCCTGAAGCCTGTCTCCTGACAGTTACCTTGCACGCTGGAGGATCACGCGCTGCGCTTCGGCCCGGGCCCAGCGCTCGGCATCGAGCAACGAAGCAAGCGTGAGATCCTCCGGGGCCGTGTGCCGCTCAAGCACCTCTTCGACGATGCTCACGATGTCAAGGAAACCAATGCGCTGTTCGTGGAACGCATCAACGGCTTCTTCGTTTGATGCGTTGTACACCGCGGGGAACGTCTTGCGGGCTCGGCCAACCGCCTTCGCGAGCTGCACCGCAGGGAACACCGTGTCGTCAAGCGGCAAAAACTCCCAGCTCGTCGCGGTCGACCAGTCAAGCGGCATGGCGGACCCCTCGACCCGGTGTGGCCAGTTCAGGCCGAGCGCGATGGGGAGGCGCATATCGGGCGGCGAGGCCTGAGCGATCGTGGATCCGTCCACGAACTCGACCATCGAGTGCACAATCGACTGTGGGTGCACCACCACATCGATATCACTGTAGGACACGCCAAAGAGCAGGTGTGCCTCGATGACCTCGAGACCCTTATTGATGAGTGTCGAGGAGTTCGTGGTGACCACTCGCCCCATATCCCACGTGGGATGGTTCAGCGCTTCCGCCGGCGTGACATCTCGCAACGACTCGCGGCTGCGTCCCCGAAAGGGACCGCCAGACGCCGTAAGCACCAAGCGGCGCACCTCGTCACGGCCGCCCGCACGAAGCGCCTGAGCAATCGCCGAGTGCTCGGAATCAACTGGCACGATTTGGCCGGGACCAGCGAGATCCGTCACCAAATCTCCACCGACGATAAGTGACTCCTTGTTGGCAAGCGCAAGGGTACGCCCGGCTTTCAGCGCCGCAATCGTCGGCCCGAGCCCAATCGATCCGGTGATCCCGTTCAACACCACATCAGCGGGCACGTCGCGCACGATCGTTTCCGCATCCGTCGCCCCGAGCCCCGTGTGCTCCACGTTAAATTCGTCAGCCTGCTGCTGCACCCGATCCGCGTTGCTGCCCGCGACAAGCCCCACCACCTGAAACTTGGAGGAATTCTTGCGGATCACGTCGAGCGCCTGCTCACCAATTGATCCAGTGGACCCCAGAATCACGACTCGTTTCATGCTCACCATTCTGCCAGGGATGGTGCACGGTAGCCGCAAAAGACAGAAAGCGCCCGAGAGCATTCACTCCCGGGCGCTTCTGCTGCACACACCCTACTTGTTGGCGTGCACCACTCCTACAATGTCGAGCACAAACACGAGTGTGTCGTCATTGGTGACGTCAAAGTCGGGGTTGCTCGCTTTGAGTTTGGCTTCTGTCTGGTCGCCGTAGCCTGCCGCCGGAGGAACGATCGAGATGACCTGCGAACCGACTTTCTGCCCCTCAATTGCTTTGGTGAAACCTTCGATGACCTCGTTCGTCAGGAAAGGTACGGGGGCGCCGCGGCTCCAGCTCGAATCAAACTCTTCCCCGGTGCGCCAGATCACGCCTCGGTAGTTGACGTAGACACGGTCGCCAGGCTCAACGGTCTCTCCCTTGCCTTCGATGAGCGTGGCGATCTCTAGATCCTTCGGAGCGTCGGTGTCCTTTGGCATCGTAATCGTTGGCTCACCGTTTTCAGCAAGCTTCACGGTCGGGAAGCCCTTGGGTGCGTCCTTTGCCTTGCCCTCGGCCTTAGCCAGCAGATCGCCCGGTTCGAGCGTGCCGGGCGCTTCAGAAGCCGCGGGGTTCGTTCCCTTGCCCACCTTGCCGAAATCCATCACGATCACGACAGAATCATCGTTGGTGATGTCAGACAACCCCAAGGCCGAAGGTTCCTGCCCCTGCGTAACGTCCTTCAAAGGGGCGACGAGAGCAACGCGCTGATCAGGGATTGCGCAACGAACGGCGTCATAGGCCCAGCTTGGCATCTGATCTTTCACCAGATCAACCGGAGTCGCGGGAGACTGCTGCATCAGCGTGCCATCGACGCCGCTGAAGATTGCGAACGACGTCTCGATAGACTCACCTTCCTTGGGCATGTCACCCTTTCCCTCGGTGAGGACCGTGCGCTGAGCTTTGTCGGTCGAAATTGGAGTCTTCGTGGTGAGTTCCATCTCCTCACCAACTTTGCCCTCAACTTTGATTGAGTTACTCACCGAGCCTGAAGCAAGGCAGGCTTCACCGCTCGCGTCTGAGTTACCTCCTGCGGAGCAAGCGGTCATGAGCAGAGTTGCCGTGAGGGCAATGGGAACGAGGGCGTGCGAACGCTTCACAGGGAGTCCTATCTTCAGGGGTGTGGCCGTCCGCAGAGAGCACCCGCAGCGCGAGCGCCCACGACAGAGCCGGCGCAGTTACTTCCAAGTGTGCTGCATCGACCGCGTTGTTTTCTGTGCGGTCGCTGGACATTAGTTCGGAGGCGCACTAGCGAAGCGTGCGCGGAGGCAGGTTGCGTGGGTGCAGTATCGCTCGGGCAGCAGTCACGGCGAGCAGCACCAACAGCACCATTGTGACAAGATCGCAAGCGATATAGAGGTAGTGCCAGGGCGACTGGCCGGGATCCGCCCCCGCGATCACCAGGTCCGTTCGGGCGTTTAGTGGCGGTCGCACCCCGGCCACCTTCGCGGCGAACACGAGGATCAGCCCAAACCACACAAGCAGTCTGCGCCCCTCGATCCGGGCGCTGATGGGCCAGAACGAGAGCAGCGTGATGGCCAACAGGATCGCGGCCTCAGCGATGTTGAGTACCGCAAACACCAATCGCCCAATACCAAGCCCGAGCGGGATCGTGATCCCGGGTGCCTGAAATTTGAGTGGCGCTTCGATAAATGAGATCGCGGCAATCATCCCAAACCACAGCACGGGGAGGGCCAACCGCCACAGCTCGATCTTGATCCGGGTCCGTTCGATCGCAGCGGGGTCGATGCCCTGGGCTGCCGAGCTTCGGGAAGCCTCGCGGTTGCTCATGCGTGATCCTCTCTTGCGGCGAGCGCCGCCGAATATAGCTCCCTGGACGCCAGCCCCGTCGCTTCGGCTACGGCTCGGGTTGCATCCTTGAGCCGCTCGCCATCTGCTACTCGCTGCTGCACTTCCGCGAGCGCTGCCTCAGGCGAAGTGGCGTGTTCGGCCGCCCCGCCCACCACAAGCACGATCTCTCCGCGCACACCTTCGGCGGCCCACTCCGCGAGCTCACTGAGCGTGCCCCGGCGGACTTCTTCGTGCAGTTTGGTCAGTTCGCGGCAGACCGCGGCGGGCCGGTCCTTTCCGAAAGCGGACGCGAGATCATTGAGGCTCGCAGCAAGACGCGCGGGGGACTCGAAGAAGACAAGGGTACGTCGCTCAGCGGCGAGCTGAGCGAGCGCGCGCGATCGTTCACCGTGTTTGCGCGGCAGAAATCCCTCGAAGACGAAGCGATCGGTGGGGAGACCTGCGACGGCGAGCGCCGTGATGACCGCGCTCGGCCCTGGGATCACGGAGACCGCCACCCCACGCTCGGCCGCGAGTTGCACCACCCGAAAACCAGGATCAGAGACCGTCGGCATACCGGCGTCACTCACCAGCACAATGTCCTCCGTGGTTGCCCGTTCCACGAGGGCAGCTGCACGCTCATGCTCGTTGTGGTCGTGCAGGGCCACAAGCTCCGGCCGGTTCTCGATGCCGAGCAGGCGCAGCAGTTGCGCCGTGTGTCGGGTGTCTTCGGCCGCGATCACGCGCGCCTCTTCGAGAGTTTCTCGAAGCCGGAGGGATGCGTCCCCAAGATTTCCGATGGGGGTGGCGGCGAGAAGGATCATTCCTTAATGGTAGAGCTTTAATACAAACAACTCTGCGGTCAGGATCCGGGCTGCCAGAATAGAAGACATGAGCGCGCCACAGACTCCCCAGACTCCCGGCCCACCTCCACACCCCTACGCGTCTTCGGGCGGCAACCCCGGATCTGGCCGGCGCCGCGGCCTCATATTCGGGGCCATCGGTGTGGCGGTCGTCCTGATCGTTGCCACCATTGTGTTCGTTGTGCTGAGCAACTCGAACAATCCCAACAATGGCGGCGACAAGAACGACAGCAGCAACAGCAGCGATAGCGCTGAAGTTGCCAAACCGGTTCCCACCACGCCCGCAAACGTCACTCGCTGGCCAGCGAACATGGCAACGGGAAGCATTGCTTTTACCGGAGACGACGGAAAAGTCACTGTCGTCAAGTCCGAAGCACTGCCCGAGGGTGCCCAGCCTCTTGTTTCAAATCTCGCGCCCACCGCTGATGGCGCTGAACCCAACAGGATCCAGCTCTACGTTGACTACCGCTGCCCCTACTGCTCCCTGTTCGAAGCCGCGAACGTCGATTCCTTTGAAGCGGTCCTCGCGTCAGGCGATACCGTGCTCGAGTTGCACCCCCTGGCGTTCCTCGACAAGTTTTCTGCTGGCACCTACTATTCTTCCCGCGCCTCGGGGCGATGGCGTGTGTCGTGGATACGCAGCCGGAATACGCCTGGGACGCCCACAAGACGCTGCTCGATCCGGATTTCCAGCCGGAAGAAGGCACGGGTGCATACACCAATGAAGAACTGATCGCTGCGCTGCCGGGGCTGAACGATGCAACACGATCCTGCATCACGGAAGAGCGCTACCAGCCGTTCGCGCTCGAGCTCACGAAGTGGGTGTTCGCGAACCCTGTGCCGTTCGCGAAGGATCCGAAGCTTGCTGTTGAGGGAACCCCCATGGCTGTGGTGAACGGTGTGCCTTATGCCGGAGACCTCGCTGACGGCGCGGCGTTTCGCGCATTCTTGAAGGCGCAGGGCATCGCGCTGCAGTAGCATCCGAGACCCTCCGGGGAATTTAACGTCAGATGACTCTCCCCCATGCTCGTGAGGGCCTCGCCCCGGCGTACCGCAACGATTCAGCCACGTTGGTCGCGCCACCCAACCGGTGAGACCCGATCGCCGCGTTCCGCAATGACGCCATGACTTTGGGTGAACTCCCGGTACAGATACGAGATTTGTCCTCGGCGAAGGTCACATCTCGTACCCAATGGAGCCGGTTCTCGATATGCCAGTGTTTACGAACCCACCCGGCAATCCATGCTGCTCTCGCGAGTCGTTTCGGTACGTTGGTGACCACGTACACAATCTCACTCTTCGCGTCTTTGCCTTCCCTCGCCTCAGTGGAACGCATAATTTGGAGCGCGTAAGTGGCGTACGGAAAATCTACCTGTTTGGGGATCGGCAATATTTTCACGCTCCGGGTGACGTGTCGGCTCCTGACCCGCGCATCGCTTTCCCGTCGACGGTGATGCAGCGCCGAGTAGCGCTGGCCCCCAAGAACAGCGCCATCGTCCTGCGAGACGAGTTGAACCAACCAGTGCAAGCTGCCAGCACTTGGAACGAGATCATCTCCCGATTCAACGGGCATCCCGACGCGGAGCTCAGCCGCCTGGTCGCGGAGGCAAAACAGAACGCTCCTGGACCGGCACGGCGAGGGCTATTTCAGCGCCGTGGGTGACCTTTTCTGCACCAATTCGCGATGTCCGGGGCCCGCTGAGAACGAAACGGCCTTGAGCGCCGGCGATACGACCGCTTCGGTCTCGTCCCACGCAGACGAGCACGTTGGTCTGACCTGACTCGCGCCAGGGCTGGGGATCGCGCTCGGTGATAAGGGCTACCTGCCTCAGGTTTCGCTCAGCGGAGGGCATCGGTACCCTTCACGCTGCACCGATTAAGGCCACTTGGTGCCAGCGATGCTCACTTTGTGTCACTGATGAACAGTGAGAACGGGGGCGCCAATCCATTATTCACGCGTCAACTGATTCCGTTTCAGGCGACTCAGGATCGCCGCGGGCTGATCAAGCAGGCTTCTGTATTTGGGAGCTTCAACCAGCGTGACAATCAGTCGTTCGATGGCGCGCGCGTGGCGTCGCCTATAGCCAACGGCGTGGTGCGGGGCCAGGTCAAGCCGTGTCTCTACACCATCCATGATCAACGTGATTGATAGTGGCTTCACATCAGGCACCTCCGCGGTGGCGGCAAACACTGCAAACGCAAGTGGAATGATCACATCACCGATCACGGGGGTCGGCCACAGGGTGTCGGGCACTTCGGCGTCGACACTGTCGATGTTTCCCCAAGAGTAGACCGTTTCTTCACCGGCTTGTGAGCGGCTCAGGATCCCGGCTACCGCAAATACCACGTGTGCTCCACCCGTATCACCGAGCGCGATCCCCAGCCCTGGAACGACCGTAAGCCCACCGAAACGTTCGCTAGACACGCTTGCGCAATTCGGTGCTCGTCGACCGGAGGGTGGGGTGCGCACTCATGGCGATAAACTAATCATCCAATCTAGGAATCCACTGAGCGCGGCGCACAAACCTGTCGTGACTTTCCACAGCTTAAACCGGCGTCAGCCTTCTGCCCACACTCACCCAACTCGGAGAGCAGTGCGCCACGCGCTGCTACGCTTGAGGCCCCATGCCTCACAGCCCTGATCCTGCCCCCGTCACGCTGCTTTCGCGCACCGGGATTGCGTACTTCCCGCTCGCGTTTGTGTCGCGACTGCCCTTCGCCATGATGGTGATCGGTGTGCTGACGCTCGTCGTGTCCGCCCGCGGATCGGTGGAGCTTGGCGGGCTGAGTTCGGCGCTGGTGGGGATCGGGGCCGCGACGATCGGTCCGCTCATCGGCGCGGCCGCGGACCGGTTTGGGCAACGACCCACACTGCTGATCGCGGCGGCAGCGAACAGCATCGCGCTCGGTGCGCTCGCGTGGGCCGCATACAGTTCACTGCCGAGCTGGGCGATGCTCGCCATCGCGTTCGCGACCGGGGCATCGGGGCCACAAACCTCCCCCATGTCGCGCACCCGCCTCGTCTCGATCATTCAGACCGCGCTTCCCGCCGAGCGCCGGCCACGCACCATTTCGACCGTGCTGGCGTATGAATCGGCAGCCGACGAGATGGTGTTTGTGTTCGGACCCGTGGTGGTCGGGCTGCTCGCGACCAGCGTGGGTGCCTGGGCGCCAGTCGCGGGAGCCGCCGCACTCACCCTCCTGTTTGTGACGGCGTTCGCGCTGCACCATACCAGCGCGCCCGCTCGCTCCGCCGCCGAACGCGCCGCCACCCTCTCCCCCGCGTCCGAGCTTGTGCGCCCGTCCCTCCTCGTTGTCGTGTTCGGGATCTTCTCGGTGGGCTTGGTGTTCGGTTCCACGCTGACCTCGTTGACGGCGTTCATGCAGGAACGCGGCGCGGCGGAATCCGCCGGACTCATCTACGGTGCGATGGGCGTCGGATCCGCGATCCTTGCCCTGAGCGTCGCGTTCTTTTCACCCAAGTTCACGCTCCGTCACCGCTGGCTCAGCTTTGCCGTGTGTATTGTCGGGGGCTCGGCGCTGTTCTCCGCGGCCGACAGCATCGCCACGGTGATCCTGAGCCTAATGCTGACAGGGGTCGGGATCGGCCCGCTGCTTGTCACCCTGTACAGTTTTGGTGCGGCACGGAGCCCGAACGGGCGTTCCGCCACGGTCATGACGATGCTCGGATCCGGGATCATGCTCGGGCAGTCGCTCGCCGCCGCGGTCACCGGCAGTGTCGCCGAGAATCTCGGGACGTCGCAGGCCCTGATACTGCCGCTCGCGGCGTCGCTCATGATCGTGCTCGCGGGCAGCATCAACTGGGTACTTACGCCGTCTGGCCGCCGATAATGCGCGGCTTCGGGAGATGCCAGCCGAGCTTCCGTGACGCGAGACGCAGGGTGATCGCGAGTGTGCCGCCGATCAGCGAAGCTGTCGTGGTGTCTCCCCAAAGCGCCAGCACCGCAACGGCACTGCCCGCGCCCAGTATCGCCGACACCGCGTAGAGTTCGCGTGTCAGCACCCCGGCACCGTGTTCACGAGGACGTCACGAATCACGCCGCCACCAATCGCGGTGATCACGCCGACAAGGATCGACGTCATGGTGCTCTGGCCGGAGACGTAGGCGAGTGCCGCGCCGTTGGCGGAGAACAGGCCGAGGCCGAAGGCATCAAACACAACCTCGAAGTAGCGGATCCTCGTCACACTCGGGTGCAGGAAGAACACGATCAGCGAACCCACGATCGCGACGGTGAGATTCTGCCAGTGCAGAAACGACAGTGGCGGATGCACCCCGATCAACATGTCGCGCAGGATCCCGCCACCCACCCCTGTGGAGGCGCCAACCACCACCACGCCGAGGATGTCGAGCTGCCGCCTCACCCCCACAAGCGCCCCGGAAATCGCGAAAGCCAGAATCCCGGCGAGCTGAAGAACCTCGTACACAATGTCTGCTGTCACGGCCACGAGTGTATCTGGTTCGGCGCCGTGAAATCGTGGGCCCGGGATATGGTGGTGCAGGTAGGAACCATCACGGCAGAGGAGAACATCGGCGATGGATGTCGCGACAATGCTGACAGAGTTTCACGCACACGCTGATGCCGAGAAGGCTGCGGGAATGCGCGCGTATATGCGCGACCAGTTCGAGTTTCTGGGGGTGCCGACCCCGCTTCGTCGGCGGCTTTCACAACCGGCTCTGGCAGCAGCACGGACTGCGGCATCTGTGGACTGGGATTTTGTGCAGGCGTGCTGGGACTCGCCCTATCGAGAGTTTCAATACGTCGCGGTCGGGTATCTGACGGCGGTGCAGCGACTTCTTCGCCCTGGCGATATGGACCGCATCAAGGTGCTGGCGCAGACCAAATCCTGGTGGGACACCATTGACGGTCTCGACAGGGTGGTCGGTGACCTGGCGCTGGCATTTCCGGAGGTCAATGCGGTGCTCCTGGGGTGGAGCAGCCACGACGACATCTGGTTGCGTCGCATCGCGATTGACCATCAGCTGGGCCGCAAAAGGAAAACCGACCGCGCGCTCTTGGAACGGATCATCCTGAATAATCTCGGGCACACCGAGTTTTTCATTAACAAGGCCATCGGTTGGGCGTTACGCGACTATTCGAAGACGGATCCCGAGTGGGTTCGCGGTTTTATCGGTCGGCACCGAAGTGAGCTGGCGCCGCTGTCGGTGCGCGAGGGGTCAAAGTACCTCTAGTGTCCTGCGCCATAAATTCGCTTCGCAGGTACCGGTGCGCGGCGACCGTGAGCGCGATCGGCAGGCTGAGGAATAGTGGAGGCTCCACCACTGTTGTACTTCCGAGGATCACCACCAGGTGAAAGAATGGGAGTTATGCCTTCGTTCAGCACTACTGAGATCGCCGAACTTCGGGCGGCCTTCCCCTATTTCAATGCTCCGCCCCGCGAAGACGGCATCTCCGTCGCGTACCTCGACTCGGCTGCGACCTCGCAGCGGCCGCGGGCGGTACTGGACGCGGAACGCGTATTTCTTGAAACCGCGAACTCGGCCGTGCACCGCGGCACGAGCGGCGCGGTGGGAGCTGCGACGGCAGCGTTTGAGGGCGCCCGGGCTGCGGTTGCGAGCTTCGTCGGCGCCAGAACGCCCGAGCAGATCGTGTGGGCCGAAAACGCGACCGACGCACTCAACATCGTGGCGCTCGGGATCGGCGAGGTGAACGCCGGGCTCGGGGTTGCCGGCAGCGATCGCTATCGACTCGGCGCGGGCGATGAGATCCTCGTCACCGAGGCCGAGCACCACGCGAACCTGATCCCGTGGCAGCGACTCGCGGCGAAGACCGGCGCCTCCCTGAAGTACATTCCCGTGCGCGAGGACGGCACCTGGACCCTGGACGATGCCCGTGCAGCGATCACCGAGCGCACGCGCGTGTTCGCCTTTGCGCACGTTTCGAATGTCACCGGCTACGTCGCCCCCGTCGCGGAGCTTGCGCAGCTCGCGCGCTCGGTGGGGCCGTAACCGTACTCGACGCCTGCCAGTCGGTGCCTCACATTCCAGTCAACTTTGCCGCTCTCGGTGTCGACTTCGCCGCATTCTCCGGGCACAAGATGCTCGGCCCCAACGGCATCGGGGTACTATACGGCACCCCCGAGGCGCTTGCGGCGCTCCCCCCGTCGCGCACCGGCGGATCCGCGATCACCAAGGTCACCATGGAGTCTGCGGAGTTTATGCCCCGCCCCTGCGATTCGAGCCGGGAACCCAGCCCGTGTCGCAGGTTGTCGGGCTCGGCGCGGCAGTCGCCTTCTCGGAGGCTGTCGGCATGGATCGTGTTCAAGCGCGCGAGCACGTGCTCGTTGAACGGCTCGTCGAGGGCATCCTCGCGACGCCAGGGCTGCGATTGCTGGGACCCCAGGATCCCACCCAACGGGTGGCGCTCACAGCCGTGTCGGTTGACGGGCTGCACGCGCACGACGTTGGCCAGTTTCTCGACGAGCAGGGTGTTCTTGTGCGTGTGGGACACCACTGCGCGCAACC
Proteins encoded:
- a CDS encoding DNA alkylation repair protein translates to MDVATMLTEFHAHADAEKAAGMRAYMRDQFEFLGVPTPLRRRLSQPALAAARTAASVDWDFVQACWDSPYREFQYVAVGYLTAVQRLLRPGDMDRIKVLAQTKSWWDTIDGLDRVVGDLALAFPEVNAVLLGWSSHDDIWLRRIAIDHQLGRKRKTDRALLERIILNNLGHTEFFINKAIGWALRDYSKTDPEWVRGFIGRHRSELAPLSVREGSKYL
- a CDS encoding DsbA family protein, encoding MSAPQTPQTPGPPPHPYASSGGNPGSGRRRGLIFGAIGVAVVLIVATIVFVVLSNSNNPNNGGDKNDSSNSSDSAEVAKPVPTTPANVTRWPANMATGSIAFTGDDGKVTVVKSEALPEGAQPLVSNLAPTADGAEPNRIQLYVDYRCPYCSLFEAANVDSFEAVLASGDTVLELHPLAFLDKFSAGTYYSSRASGRWRVSWIRSRNTPGTPTRRCSIRISSRKKARVHTPMKN
- a CDS encoding transposase: MKILPIPKQVDFPYATYALQIMRSTEAREGKDAKSEIVYVVTNVPKRLARAAWIAGWVRKHWHIENRLHWVRDVTFAEDKSRICTGSSPKVMASLRNAAIGSHRLGGATNVAESLRYAGARPSRAWGRVI
- a CDS encoding trimeric intracellular cation channel family protein, with the protein product MTADIVYEVLQLAGILAFAISGALVGVRRQLDILGVVVVGASTGVGGGILRDMLIGVHPPLSFLHWQNLTVAIVGSLIVFFLHPSVTRIRYFEVVFDAFGLGLFSANGAALAYVSGQSTMTSILVGVITAIGGGVIRDVLVNTVPGC
- a CDS encoding response regulator transcription factor; the encoded protein is MAVRNPQQSGGEKIRALVVDNDPRVAQLIAMTLRYEGWDVETAGTGAEALEKIRAHAPDVSVFDTGLPDLDGMEFLSTVRAAGDMFPVLFLSSPESEEERLNGLTSGGDDAMVKPFAPEELVARLRGLVRRAQVSKASHPGLHDPVLRVGDLTLNEDSYEVERSGRPIPVTNTEFELLRYLMRNPGRVLSKTQVLDRVWAYDFTGKSTVVELYVSYLRKKIDSDFDPMLHTVRGAGYILKPVS
- the rsmI gene encoding 16S rRNA (cytidine(1402)-2'-O)-methyltransferase — encoded protein: MILLAATPIGNLGDASLRLRETLEEARVIAAEDTRHTAQLLRLLGIENRPELVALHDHNEHERAAALVERATTEDIVLVSDAGMPTVSDPGFRVVQLAAERGVAVSVIPGPSAVITALAVAGLPTDRFVFEGFLPRKHGERSRALAQLAAERRTLVFFESPARLAASLNDLASAFGKDRPAAVCRELTKLHEEVRRGTLSELAEWAAEGVRGEIVLVVGGAAEHATSPEAALAEVQQRVADGERLKDATRAVAEATGLASRELYSAALAAREDHA
- a CDS encoding MFS transporter; amino-acid sequence: MPHSPDPAPVTLLSRTGIAYFPLAFVSRLPFAMMVIGVLTLVVSARGSVELGGLSSALVGIGAATIGPLIGAAADRFGQRPTLLIAAAANSIALGALAWAAYSSLPSWAMLAIAFATGASGPQTSPMSRTRLVSIIQTALPAERRPRTISTVLAYESAADEMVFVFGPVVVGLLATSVGAWAPVAGAAALTLLFVTAFALHHTSAPARSAAERAATLSPASELVRPSLLVVVFGIFSVGLVFGSTLTSLTAFMQERGAAESAGLIYGAMGVGSAILALSVAFFSPKFTLRHRWLSFAVCIVGGSALFSAADSIATVILSLMLTGVGIGPLLVTLYSFGAARSPNGRSATVMTMLGSGIMLGQSLAAAVTGSVAENLGTSQALILPLAASLMIVLAGSINWVLTPSGRR
- a CDS encoding FKBP-type peptidyl-prolyl cis-trans isomerase, whose translation is MKRSHALVPIALTATLLMTACSAGGNSDASGEACLASGSVSNSIKVEGKVGEEMELTTKTPISTDKAQRTVLTEGKGDMPKEGESIETSFAIFSGVDGTLMQQSPATPVDLVKDQMPSWAYDAVRCAIPDQRVALVAPLKDVTQGQEPSALGLSDITNDDSVVIVMDFGKVGKGTNPAASEAPGTLEPGDLLAKAEGKAKDAPKGFPTVKLAENGEPTITMPKDTDAPKDLEIATLIEGKGETVEPGDRVYVNYRGVIWRTGEEFDSSWSRGAPVPFLTNEVIEGFTKAIEGQKVGSQVISIVPPAAGYGDQTEAKLKASNPDFDVTNDDTLVFVLDIVGVVHANK
- the dxr gene encoding 1-deoxy-D-xylulose-5-phosphate reductoisomerase codes for the protein MKRVVILGSTGSIGEQALDVIRKNSSKFQVVGLVAGSNADRVQQQADEFNVEHTGLGATDAETIVRDVPADVVLNGITGSIGLGPTIAALKAGRTLALANKESLIVGGDLVTDLAGPGQIVPVDSEHSAIAQALRAGGRDEVRRLVLTASGGPFRGRSRESLRDVTPAEALNHPTWDMGRVVTTNSSTLINKGLEVIEAHLLFGVSYSDIDVVVHPQSIVHSMVEFVDGSTIAQASPPDMRLPIALGLNWPHRVEGSAMPLDWSTATSWEFLPLDDTVFPAVQLAKAVGRARKTFPAVYNASNEEAVDAFHEQRIGFLDIVSIVEEVLERHTAPEDLTLASLLDAERWARAEAQRVILQRAR